CAGAGCTGGTCCTTCGTGCCGGCCTTGCTCACCGGCGCGGGCATCGCCTTCCTGGGCGCCATGTGCTACCAGTTCCTGGTAGTGAAGCCGATTCCAGAGCACGGCTGAGCGCGTCGTTGTAAAAAGCGAACAACACGCTAGCTGATTGACCTCATCAGGATGCGTCCCAGGTTTTTCCTTCATGTTCGATCGCGGCCGGCCACGAGCCTGGCCGCCATCGGGCATTTCCTTATTTCCGGGCCGCTTCGTGCATCGCCTTTTCGGCGTTAAAGCCGTCGTGATTCTCGAAGACGCCCATGAAACCCGGGACTGTTTCGGCGCGCGACCAGTCGCGTTGAAGCTCGCAGTACATCTGGACCCGGCTGATGAGTGTCACGCCCGCTTGCTCCATGCGGCGCAGCGCCGCCTCGTGTGCGGCAAGCGAGGTACCTCCCACCGCATCGACCGGCACGTAGACCTCGTAGCCCTCCTGGATCGCGTCGAGCGCGGGAAAGGTCAGGCAGGCCTCGGTCCACAGCGCGGTCATGATCAGCTTGCGCCGGCCGAGCGCCTTGACCGCTTCCTTGAATTCGGTGTCCTCCCAGCTGTTGATGGAAGTGCGGTCGTAGGTCGGCAGGTGGCCAAGCACGTCCTGCAGCTCGGCGATCGGAGGCTTGTTGCGGCCGGTCGCGACATTGACGGTCGAGTGGATGATCGGGAGCTTGTAGTTCAGGGCCGCCTTGGCGGTGCTGACGATGTTGAACACCAGTTCATCGCGTGGCATTGAACGGATAGACGAGACCTGGACCGGCTGGTAATCGATGATGATCAGCGCCGCATTTTCGGGGGTCAGCAAATGATCGGTATGCGGATTGCGGATTTTTTCGGTGGTCATGATTTCTACGCTCCTTGCGGTGATGGGATGAATATCCGGGCAGGCTGGGCGAATACCGCATTACCTGAACGGCTATTGTGCTGTTCCTGACCGCGTTTCGATAGCGCCATCCGCCGGCAAGTTGCGTCGCGCGGCATGCAACCCCGCGTGCAAACGCAGTCATGCCATCCGGCGTTCCCGGACCGGCAACCCAGCTTGTCGTTCGCCGCTACTACCGTCAACGAACGCACGACAGCACAATCCAGGTTCCGGCAACACGCCGACCCGGTGCTGCCCGGCAGATCTCAACGGAGAGCATATGAACCAGAACGGCAAGCTTGTTCTAATGGACAGGGCCAAGGGACGCTTCGGCTTGTTAGTCGAGGAAAGTGGCTACCTGCTGGCCGAGCAGCTGGATGCCCAGCCGATGGCGGTCGGCGGGACATTGTCCGGTTCGATGGACACGGTCGGCATCGAAACGCTGACCGATACCGCCACAGGCATGGAGTACAGCGTCTTCATCCTGGCGTATGGGCTGTCGCGCGAAGCCGTGGAGGAGGAACTCAGCTAAGAGGCGTCTCGAACGCGCGCCCCCGTCGGGCGCAGGCAATCATCGTACATTGCCGCCAGGTGGGCAATGGCTTCGTCTACGTATTCCGGTTTGTCGTACATGTCGTAGTGGTCGGCGCCGTCGATCACAACGAAGTCGCGGCGATTGCGTGCACGTTCCCACAAGGCTTTGCCAGCTTCGTGCGAGAAAGTGGTTCCGAGTTTTCCGCCAACGATCACCTGGAGCGGCTGTACCA
This genomic window from Massilia sp. KIM contains:
- a CDS encoding hydrolase, which gives rise to MTTEKIRNPHTDHLLTPENAALIIIDYQPVQVSSIRSMPRDELVFNIVSTAKAALNYKLPIIHSTVNVATGRNKPPIAELQDVLGHLPTYDRTSINSWEDTEFKEAVKALGRRKLIMTALWTEACLTFPALDAIQEGYEVYVPVDAVGGTSLAAHEAALRRMEQAGVTLISRVQMYCELQRDWSRAETVPGFMGVFENHDGFNAEKAMHEAARK